In the genome of Sphaeramia orbicularis chromosome 13, fSphaOr1.1, whole genome shotgun sequence, one region contains:
- the LOC115431801 gene encoding uncharacterized protein LOC115431801 — protein MDYLQQSSGCPACNHEYDVALILPCSHTMCRRCVTAAEGETFHHPLRHKAAQPACSVFCPCCCHPVELPCWTWSSATSSLPKHPILSSACDKQDRGTKEQASNDSLLSLQSDMMYWRDSSEETVQGVSQCFSAPRLSKVPVDGSVDLKDEEMEQSVYGLRFALDPSNVPPSIHLSSSLLTVTYQMQSSSLSIQSRWSVATPDPQAVLTLPQVCADVVIGHGQYYWEVDVCNSSVYRIGVSSLDGSGGWWFERQGPCFCAVYDGSVEPIFTVPPQIKTIGVFLSIEGCVLSFHNSVTQEHLTTFPTLFDAAGVTPALGLGQGQLRLRCGLPPPPYIFLSKDSAYRGPRGTVGAQWCRDIPFQSVRKVIQKFEELAASDSDSGVVSSLGSSDSTLVFCPEPIPRISPSKQDRKLELNKKNL, from the exons ATGGATTATTTACAGCAATCCTCCGGTTGTCCAGCTTGTAACCATGAATATGATGTTGCCTTGATTCTGCCGTGCTCTCACACCATGTGTCGTCGCTGTGTAACAGCTGCAGAGGGAGAGACGTTCCATCATCCCCTCCGTCATAAGGCAGCCCAACCTGCttgttctgttttctgtcctTGCTGTTGCCATCCTGTGGAGCTCCCATGTTGGACGTGGTCATCTGCCACCTCCTCTCTCCCAAAACATCCCATCCTGAGCTCTGCATGTGACAAACAGGACAGGGGCACCAAGGAGCAAGCATCTAATGACTCCCTCCTAAGTCTACAG AGTGACATGATGTACTGGAGGGATTCAAGTGAAGAGACAGTACAGGGCGTCTCACAAT GCTTCAGTGCTCCCAGGCTTTCAAAGGTACCAGTTGATGGCTCTGTTGACCTGAAAGACGAGGAGATGGAGCAGTCTGTCTATG GACTACGTTTTGCTCTGGACCCCTCAAatgtccctccatccatccatctgtccagcTCCTTACTCACTGTCACCTACCAAATGCAGAGTTCATCTCTGAGCATCCAGTCCAGGTGGTCAGTGGCGACCCCTGACCCTCAGGCTGTACTGACTCTGCCTCAGGTGTGTGCTGACGTTGTCATTGGACATGGACAGTACTACTGGGAGGTGGATGTCTGCAACAGCTCAGTATACAGGATCG GTGTGAGCTCGTTGGATGGTTCTGGAGGCTGGTGGTTTGAAAGGCAAGGCCCATGTTTCTGTGCAGTGTATGATGGGAGTGTGGAGCCGATCTTCACTGTGCCTCCCCAGATTAAAACCATCGGGGTCTTCCTCAGCATTGAAGGATGTGTCCTGAGCTTCCACAACTCAGTGACTCAGGAGCATCTCACCACATTCCCTACACTCTTTGATGCGGCTGGAGTGACCCCCGCTCTGGGCCTGGGCCAGGGCCAACTGAGGCTGCGCTGTggtctccctcctcctccttacATCTTCCTCAGTAAGGACTCAGCCTACAGGGGGCCTCGTGGCACCGTAGGAGCACAGTGGTGTAGGGATATTCCATTCCAGTCAGTGAGGAAAGTCATACAAAAGTTTGAGGAGCTGGCTGCgtcagactcagactcaggtgtgGTGTCCAGTTTAGGATCCTCCGATTCCACTTTAGTTTTCTGTCCAGAACCGATTCCGAGGATATCTCCCTCTAAGCAAGACAGGAAACTGGAGCTGAATAAAAAGAACCTCTAA